The following proteins are encoded in a genomic region of Pyrus communis chromosome 11, drPyrComm1.1, whole genome shotgun sequence:
- the LOC137709339 gene encoding SPX domain-containing protein 4-like, protein MKFGKEFRTHLEETLPEWRDKFLCYKLLKKLLKGFLTTTAVIAAVDSLHRHLEFQPAYAHPAAADEGGGFHPLAGLQYWFVAILNKELYKLNDFYMDKEEDFVIRFQELKGRIEIVRERSSRGGGFTSETEFSKEVMDIRKDFVTIHGEMVLLKNYSSLNFAGVVKILKKYDKRTGGVLRLRFTQTQLAHQPFFTTELLTGLVRECEANLELLFPLEAEVIQGTPTTEDETTPDTSHPNPQSNHSANIACETPSNMEANMDIYRGTVAAMKAIQGLQKPSSTSGPCLLSNHFRSQDEESTGAVTENSTSNSVASWQSEEEG, encoded by the exons ATGAAATTCGGGAAGGAGTTCAGGACCCACCTGGAAGAGACACTCCCGGAGTGGAGGGACAAGTTCCTTTGCTACAAGCTCTTGAAGAAGCTCCTCAAGGGCTTCCTCACCACCACGGCCGTTATTGCCGCGGTGGATTCCCTCCATCGCCACCTCGAGTTTCAGCCGGCATATGCGCATCCGGCCGCTGCTGATGAAGGTGGCGGGTTCCATCCTTTAGCGGGACTCCAATATTGGTTCGTTGCGATTTTGAATAAGGAGCTGTATAAGTTAAACGATTTCTATATGGATAAGGAGGAGGATTTCGTTATACGATTCCAG GAGCTGAAAGGAAGAATCGAGATCGTCAGGGAAAGGAGCAGCAGGGGTGGAGGTTTTACATCAGAGACCGAGTTCAGCAAAGAAGTGATGGACATCCGTAAGGACTTTGTCACCATTCACGGGGAGATGGTGCTTCTCAAAAATTATAGCTCGTTGAATTTTGCGG GGGTTGTCAAAATTCTAAAGAAGTACGATAAACGAACTGGAGGAGTATTGCGTTTACGTTTCACGCAAACGCAACTAGCTCACCAGCCTTTCTTTACAACAGAACTTCTGACGGGGCTAGTCCGTGAATGCGAGGCAAATCTCGAGCTTCTCTTCCCACTGGAAGCAGAAGTCATTCAAGGTACACCAACCACAGAAGATGAAACCACCCCAGACACAAGTCATCCAAACCCACAATCGAATCATTCGGCAAATATTGCATGTGAGACACCTTCAAACATGGAGGCAAACATGGATATATATCGTGGAACCGTTGCTGCAATGAAGGCCATTCAAGGCCTTCAAAAACCAAGCTCCACTTCCGGTCCATGCTTGCTTTCAAATCACTTTAGAAGCCAGGATGAGGAGAGCACTGGTGCTGTCACTGAAAACTCTACTTCAAACTCTGTAGCGAGCTGGCAAAGCGAAGAGGAGGGATGA